A stretch of the Perca flavescens isolate YP-PL-M2 chromosome 3, PFLA_1.0, whole genome shotgun sequence genome encodes the following:
- the LOC114553157 gene encoding acetylcholinesterase, producing MATVSLCNGFTLLLLLPNFLTVSSATQDDLVINTRHGKVQGKLLPVLGGDVRAFLGIPYGKPPLGKLRFRAPEPVERWEGLRDATKFPNSCYQLPDTAFPGFKGAEMWNPNTPVSEDCLYLNVWSPRFNKTQPMPPPLAPVLVWIYGGGFTQGTSSLDIYDGRFLSKSESVVVVSMNYRLGAFGFLSIPDSKNIQSNVGLLDQRLALHWVANNIAAFGGDSAKVTLFGESAGSASVGFHLLSPGSHGLFQRAVMQSGSPNAPWATISQTEAWRRSMKLVTLLGCPTSPPADMEACLQHADPLKISMKQYDVLIQPTILATPFVPHVDGDFIPDKVEVLLSTGTLPKTEVLFGLNRDEGTYFLVYGMPGFNITGQSLITRNEFLKGVAISMARASDVTRDAAILQYTDWTDENNRMKNRDSLGSLFGDQQFVCPVLEFANRYSQRGGKAFLYLFEHRSSVNPWPEWMGVMHGYEIEFVFGMPLNVSLGYTKNEVNMTKKFIKHWANFARKGNPSIDGANWPVFTPEQQAYVTLNYNHPEQKRMMRADKCHLWNKLMPKIQKVSDDLQSCVKANGLILHCNYTFLLILLVITLTY from the exons ATGGCAACAGTCTCTCTGTGCAATGGCTTCacccttcttcttctgttaccTAATTTCCTGACTGTATCATCCGCCACCCAAGATGACCTTGTAATCAACACCAGGCATGGAAAAGTTCAAGGGAAGTTGCTTCCAGTGCTGGGTGGTGATGTTAGAGCATTTTTGGGAATTCCTTATGGTAAACCCCCTCTGGGGAAACTGAGATTCAGAGCACCAGAGCCAGTAGAGAGATGGGAAGGGCTGAGGGATGCCACCAAATTCCCAAATTCCTGCTACCAGTTGCCGGATACAGCCTTTCCAG gGTTCAAAGGTGCAGAAATGTGGAACCCAAACACTCCTGTGAGTGAGGACTGTCTGTACCTAAACGTCTGGTCCCCACGTTTCAACAAAACCCAGCCTATGCCCCCACCACTTGCTCCTGTCCTTGTCTGGATCTACGGAGGCGGGTTCACTCAAGGAACATCCTCTCTGGACATTTATGATGGTCGCTTCTTGAGTAAATCTGAAAGTGTTGTTGTGGTATCAATGAATTACAG ACTTGGAGCTTTTGGTTTCCTGTCTATTCCTGACAGCAAGAACATCCAGAGCAATGTAGGCCTGCTGGACCAGCGCTTGGCCCTCCACTGGGTAGCCAACAATATAGCTGCATTTGGAGGTGATTCTGCAAAG GTGACTCTGTTTGGGGAGAGCGCTGGTTCAGCATCTGTGGGCTTTCACCTGCTCTCCCCAGGCAGCCATGGTCTTTTTCAAAGGGCTGTGATGCAAAGTGGCTCTCCTAATGCACCCTGGGCCACAATCAGCCAGACTGAGGCCTGGCGCAG GTCCATGAAGCTGGTGACGTTACTGGGGTGTCCCACGTCTCCTCCAGCTGATATGGAAGCTTGTCTTCAGCACGCTGATCCTCTGAAAATCTCTATGAAGCAATATGACGTTTTAATACAGCCTACAATCTTAGCCACACCCTTTGTTCCTCATGTTGATGGGGACTTCATACCAGATAAAGTCGAA GTGTTGCTTAGTACCGGTACCCTCCCAAAGACAGAGGTCCTGTTTGGCCTAAACAGGGATGAAGGGACCTACTTCCTAGTTTATGGAATGCCTGGATTTAACATCACCGGTCAAAGCCTCATCACCAGGAATGAGTTCCTGAAAGGAGTGGCGATTTCAATGGCCCGCGCAAGTGATGTCACAAGAGATGCGGCCATTTTACAGTACACTGACTGGACAGATGAGAATAACAGGATGAAAAATCGTGACTCGCTGGGAAGTCTATTTGGAGACCAACAGTTTGTTTGTCCTGTGCTAGAGTTTGCTAACAG GTACTCACAACGTGGTGGTAAGgctttcctttatttatttgaacacCGGTCTTCCGTCAATCCTTGGCCAGAATGGATGGGTGTTATGCACGGCTACGAGATAGAATTTGTCTTCGGAATGCCTCTGAATGTATCCCTGGGATACACGAAGAATGAAGTAAACATGACCAAGAAGTTTATAAAACACTGGGCCAACTTTGCCCGGAAAGG taATCCAAGCATTGATGGAGCTAACTGGCCCGTGTTCACCCCTGAACAGCAAGCGTATGTCACTCTGAACTACAACCATCCAGAACAAAAGAGGATGATGAGAGCTGACAAGTGTCACCTCTGGAACAAATTAATgccaaaaatacaaaaagtatCAG ATGATCTTCAGTCTTGTGTTAAAGCAAATGGGCTCATACTCCACTGTAATTACACCTTCCTCCTCATTCTATTGGTTATAACTTTAACCTATTGA